AGACAAGTGATCAATCTAGTCGAAGCAAAGAACCGACAAAAACCAATTCATTGCCCTTAGCGACTAGGCGCATTGCTGCTTGGGCTGTAGAAATTACACTGGTTGTTGCCAGTGGATTGGTGCCCTTTGGGATAGGTGCGTATGCCAATTCTAGAAGCGATTTGGATCGAGTGCCACTCAACCCTTTGTTAGTACAAACAGAACGTGCGATCGCCTCTCCATTAGCTTTGCCTATCAGCTATGGTACTAGGAACGTAGCATCACCCACAAACTTGTTATGGACAATAGCCTTGCTCGCACCCCTGACAGTTTCAGGCGCTCAGTTGTATTTACTAGCGAAAACTGGTGCCACACCGGCGAAACATCGATTTGGAATAAAAGTTGTCAACGCTGAAGGTAAGCCACCCGGTTTCAAAGCCGTTTTGGTGCGAGAAGGACTTGGTCGTTGGGGTTTGCCTATGTCCGTCGCTTATTTTCTCTGGCGCAACAGCTTTTTATTTCCCAGCTTAGGCGGTTTTGCTAGCTTGGCGGTTATCATGCTTGTGTTAGAAGCCAAAGGTTTGCCTTGGCAGCAAGACCGTCGCGCACTGCACAACACACTTGCAGGCACTTATACTGTAGATGACAGTACACCTTTGACAGTGCAGTCCCAAGGCGATGGTCAGGGAAGTCAGTCATTTGAGAGCGAAAAAGACGAAGAAGATGCGATCGCATCAATTGTGATCACACAAGAATTGCCTCGCCAGCAATCCAACCAACAGCAGGGAATACCGCAAAATCCAAATTATACAGTGGTAGGAGTCGCATTCCTTTGCATGAGTGCGGCCTTAGCGATTTTAGTTGGTACTCAAATTTACGTTCAAATACTGCGAAATCAGCGAGTTACCGAACAGAGCAATAATCAGCAGTTTCTGGCACTAATCAAAGACTTAAATCCTAATTCTACTGCTACAAACAACCAACGCCAGAAAGCAATTTTAGCTATGGGTACTCTTAATGACGCACAATCAACCCAATACCTAGTTGATTTGCTGTCTAAGGAAACTGACCCGATTTTACTTCAAACGATTCAGCAAGCTTTGGTAAACGTTGGATCTAATGCCATCCCCAATTTAAAACGCATGAATCAGTTTCTGACTGGGGAGTTAGAGCCTGTAAAAGGTAGCAAAGCTTTACCACCAGAAGTGCTAGAAAAGCAGTTACAAGCAAACCAATATGCAATTAGTAAGATTTTAGCTGTTTACAACGGTCAAACCAATGGCTTGGATCTCAGCAATGTCTCCCTAAGTCAAAACGGTTCTGAGCAGAGCTACTTCAACTTGGTATTAGATAAAAAAGATTTATGGGGAATTAAGTTCAAATCCGCGAACCTATCCTTTGGCAGTTTTAAGGGGAGTCGCTTCCGGGGAGTGGGCGAGGATGGTCGATGGGATACCTACGATGATTGGATTGCTGATTTAAGCCAAGCACGGATGAGGCAAGCAAATCTTACTGAAGCTAACCTCAGTCGTGTCCTGATGGTCCGGACTGATTTGAGCCGCGCTATTCTCAATAAAGCTAACTTATCCAACGCACGCTTAACTGCTGCTAACCTCAGTAGCGCTCAGCTAGAGGGAGCCGATTTGGAGGGTGCCGTTTTGGAAAATGTGAGTCTGACTGGAGCCGACTTGAGCGATGCACAACTCAAAGACGCGGATCTGTATGCTGCTCGTCTAGGTCGCGTTATTGCAGTAGGAACACAATTCTCATTCGGCAACTTAACCAAAACCGATTGGCAAGGAGCAGACCTTACAGGAGCTTATTTTGATCATGCCAATCTCAAAGATGCT
This portion of the Brasilonema sennae CENA114 genome encodes:
- a CDS encoding pentapeptide repeat-containing protein — translated: MATPSVKTSDQSSRSKEPTKTNSLPLATRRIAAWAVEITLVVASGLVPFGIGAYANSRSDLDRVPLNPLLVQTERAIASPLALPISYGTRNVASPTNLLWTIALLAPLTVSGAQLYLLAKTGATPAKHRFGIKVVNAEGKPPGFKAVLVREGLGRWGLPMSVAYFLWRNSFLFPSLGGFASLAVIMLVLEAKGLPWQQDRRALHNTLAGTYTVDDSTPLTVQSQGDGQGSQSFESEKDEEDAIASIVITQELPRQQSNQQQGIPQNPNYTVVGVAFLCMSAALAILVGTQIYVQILRNQRVTEQSNNQQFLALIKDLNPNSTATNNQRQKAILAMGTLNDAQSTQYLVDLLSKETDPILLQTIQQALVNVGSNAIPNLKRMNQFLTGELEPVKGSKALPPEVLEKQLQANQYAISKILAVYNGQTNGLDLSNVSLSQNGSEQSYFNLVLDKKDLWGIKFKSANLSFGSFKGSRFRGVGEDGRWDTYDDWIADLSQARMRQANLTEANLSRVLMVRTDLSRAILNKANLSNARLTAANLSSAQLEGADLEGAVLENVSLTGADLSDAQLKDADLYAARLGRVIAVGTQFSFGNLTKTDWQGADLTGAYFDHANLKDANLNATRLTKAILRSANMENANLRNADLSFADLQGANLAGADFQGAILTSSKQNQTEQFVQTPALGVQSAVVEGVDFSKVKNLDPKQIAYICTQGGIHPRCP